Proteins encoded by one window of Enterobacter pseudoroggenkampii:
- the ubiG gene encoding bifunctional 2-polyprenyl-6-hydroxyphenol methylase/3-demethylubiquinol 3-O-methyltransferase UbiG, with the protein MNAEKSPVVHNVDHEEIAKFEAVASRWWDLEGEFKPLHRINPLRLGYIAERSGGLFGKKVLDVGCGGGILAESMAREGANVTGLDMGFEPLQVARLHALESGIQVEYVQETVEEHAAKHAHQYDVVTCMEMLEHVPDPQSVVHACAKLVKPGGQVFFSTLNRNAKAWLMAVVGAEYVLRMVPKGTHDVKKFIKPAELLSWVDQTWLKEQHIIGLHYNPLTNKFKLAPGVDVNYMLHTTAKND; encoded by the coding sequence ATGAATGCCGAAAAATCCCCGGTGGTTCACAACGTTGACCACGAAGAGATTGCCAAATTTGAAGCGGTGGCGTCCCGCTGGTGGGATCTCGAAGGTGAGTTCAAACCGCTGCACCGTATTAACCCGCTGCGTCTGGGCTATATCGCGGAGCGTTCCGGCGGTCTGTTCGGTAAGAAAGTGCTCGACGTCGGCTGCGGCGGCGGCATCCTGGCTGAGAGCATGGCGCGCGAAGGGGCGAATGTTACGGGCCTGGATATGGGCTTTGAACCGCTGCAGGTGGCCCGTCTTCATGCGCTGGAGTCCGGTATACAGGTGGAATACGTGCAGGAAACCGTAGAAGAGCACGCGGCAAAACACGCCCATCAGTACGATGTGGTGACCTGCATGGAGATGCTGGAGCACGTTCCCGATCCGCAGTCGGTGGTGCACGCCTGCGCAAAACTGGTAAAACCGGGCGGCCAGGTCTTCTTCTCAACCCTCAACCGCAATGCTAAAGCCTGGCTGATGGCCGTTGTCGGCGCGGAGTATGTGCTGCGCATGGTGCCGAAAGGGACCCACGACGTGAAGAAATTCATTAAGCCTGCAGAGCTGTTAAGCTGGGTTGACCAGACGTGGCTCAAAGAGCAGCACATCATCGGCCTGCACTACAATCCGCTGACCAATAAATTCAAACTCGCACCGGGCGTTGATGTTAACTATATGTTGCACACAACCGCCAAAAACGACTAA